One genomic window of Medicago truncatula cultivar Jemalong A17 chromosome 1, MtrunA17r5.0-ANR, whole genome shotgun sequence includes the following:
- the LOC25483574 gene encoding F-box/kelch-repeat protein At3g23880 produces MDDDTKVEECTITDLSSIHSQNDVVCTEPLSETTVKNEQPLPPTAGDEAPVLPEEVNFDILLRLPVRSLLQLKCVSKSWKTLISNPQFAKSHLLSSTSYPQLFTSAVKIGDREILSYPMKPLLENPSTPVEPVTITMRHKYNILGSCNGLLCLYDSSQSNFRLCNPSIKLKSNGFPIVASFDNKIITHHGFGYDQVNDKYKLLVVVLNKDDFSEKVTRIYTFGENSWTTVSNFPCNPGMWLGKFVSGTLNWIINEGGVNSNQRVILSVDLEKETYGEVLLPQHDGNRFCNPMMYVLSNCLCVCCDHSETHLAVWIMKEYGVAESWTVLTIIPREKLIWNCPRQPHVEPLFVSKDGVLLLRTMRSKLVLCNLNNAGIDYARILGILGRDVHIYYESLVSPF; encoded by the coding sequence ATGGATGATGATACGAAAGTTGAGGAATGCACAATCACCGATCTTTCGTCTATTCATTCTCAAAACGACGTCGTTTGTACTGAACCACTGTCCGAAACCACCGTCAAGAACGAACAGCCTCTTCCTCCGACCGCCGGCGACGAAGCACCTGTTTTGCCGGAAGAAGTCAACTTCGATATCCTTCTGAGGCTTCCTGTGAGATCCCTTCTCCAATTAAAGTGCGTTTCCAAATCAtggaaaaccctaatttccaatcCTCAATTCGCAAAGAGCCATCTTCTCAGCTCAACATCGTATCCACAATTATTCACTTCCGCAGTCAAAATCGGAGACCGTGAAATCCTATCTTACCCTATGAAGCCATTGTTGGAAAATCCATCAACCCCTGTTGAACCCGTTACTATAACCATGAGACACAAATACAATATTCTAGGTTCGTGCAATGGGTTGCTTTGTTTGTATGATTCTTCTCAATCTAATTTCAGATTGTGTAATCCTTCTATCAAATTGAAATCGAACGGATTTCCAATTGTTGCTTCGTTCGATAATAAGATTATCACACATCATGGTTTTGGGTATGATCAAGTGAATGATAAGTACAAGTTGTTAGTTGTTGTACTCAATAAGGATGATTTTAGTGAAAAAGTTACCAGAATTTATACTTTTGGTGAAAATTCTTGGACAACGGTTTCAAATTTCCCGTGTAATCCTGGTATGTGGTTAGGGAAGTTTGTGAGTGGCACTTTGAATTGGATCATTAATGAAGGTGGTGTTAATTCTAATCAACGGGTGATTCTTTCGGTTGATCTTGAGAAAGAGACTTATGGCGAAGTGTTGCTTCCTCAACATGATGGTAACAGATTTTGCAATCCTATGATGTATGTTTTGAGTAATTGCCTTTGTGTGTGTTGTGATCACTCAGAAACTCATTTGGCCGTGTGGATAATGAAAGAGTATGGAGTTGCTGAGTCATGGACTGTATTGACGATCATCCCTCGTGAGAAGTTAATCTGGAATTGTCCAAGGCAGCCTCATGTTGAGCCCTTGTTTGTTTCTAAAGATGGTGTTCTTCTATTGAGAACCATGCGTTCCAAACTTGTCCTGTGTAACTTAAATAATGCAGGGATTGATTATGCTAGGATTTTAGGCATACTTGGGAGGGATGTGCATATATACTATGAGAGTTTGGTATCACCATTTTAG